Proteins from one Ranitomeya variabilis isolate aRanVar5 chromosome 1, aRanVar5.hap1, whole genome shotgun sequence genomic window:
- the PIGY gene encoding phosphatidylinositol N-acetylglucosaminyltransferase subunit Y — MFLSLPTLTVLVPLLSLSGILYSASVDADFPKGCTSMSSVCFYSLLLPITLPVYVFFHLWTWMGLKLFRHN, encoded by the coding sequence ATGTTTCTATCTCTCCCCACACTGACTGTGCTCGTGCCTCTCTTATCACTCTCTGGAATCCTTTATTCGGCCTCAGTTGACGCTGATTTCCCCAAAGGATGTACCAGCATGTCAAGTGTGTGTTTCTACAGTCTGCTGCTGCCCATCACCCTACCCGTCTATGTGTTTTTTCATCTGTGGACATGGATGGGACTCAAGCTTTTCAGACATAATTAA